In Bernardetia litoralis DSM 6794, the genomic window TCAACTTAAAGAAAAAATAGCTTTACAGACTGAAGAAATAACTTCTCTATCAGAAATCAAAGGCGATTTACAACATGATTTATCAGAAATTGAAAGTCAGTTTTATAAATTGCGTGAAGAAATAACAAGAGTAGAAAAGGTAATTAAAGAGTTGCAAAGGCAGCGTGAAAACTGTGATACTCGTACAATGTCTTTTCAAAATAAGCTCAATGAAACAAAATTAAAACTTACAGCAACACGAGAAAGACTTTCAGCAGAGTTTGAAATTGAATTAACCGACGAACTTTTAGAAGCCAAAACAGAAGAAGATGAACTTCCAAATGAAACTTTAATTGACGAAATCGAAGCTGCAAAACGTCGTTTGCAACGCATAGGAACAATCAATGCCACAGCAAAAGAAGCCTATGATGAAATAAAAGGAAGACATGATTTTATTACAGAACAAAGAAGCGACCTTTTTGATGCTCAAAAACTTTTAGAAGATACAATTGCCGAACTTGATGAGGCAGCAAAAACAGCATTTTTAGATGCTTTTTACCAAATTCGTGAGAATTTTATTCGTGTTTTCCGTTCTCTTTTTTCAGAAGAAGATAATTGTGATTTGGTACTTTCTAATCCAGAAGACCCACTTTCTTCAAAAATTGAAGTGATTGCACAGCCAAAAGGCAAGCGACCACTTACCATAAAACAACTTTCAGGAGGAGAAAAAACACTTACTGCCGTTGCACTTTTGTTTGCGCTTTATTTATTGCGTCCTGCGCCTTTCTGTATTTTTGATGAAGTAGATGCGCCTTTAGATGATGCAAATATTGATAAATTTAATAGAATTATTAAGAAATTTGCCCAAGAAGTTCAGTTCATTATTGTTACTCACAATAAGCGCACAATGGTAAGTACTGATGTTGTTTATGGTGTTACGATGCCTGAAATTGGAGTTTCGAAGGTTCTGCCTGTGGATTTGAAAGGGATTTTGGTGGAGTAAGTAATAAAACTCTTCACTTTCTAAAACTTTGACAGTCCTTTCAGAAGGCTGTCAATAGTTGAAAAAATAAAGAGTTGTGGGTTAAACTATTGTCAGAGTTATTTCGGATTACCAAAAAAACTACTGACAAAGTTTTTATGAACATGCCCTGCATTTACCAATAAGTTACAGTATTTTCATCTATCAAACAGCCATAGAAAACAGCAACTTCGCCACAGAAAAATAAATCGCTAATCCCAAAAGGTCATTTGCCGTTGTGATAAAAGGACCCGAAGCAACGGCAGGATTTACATCAAATTTATTCAAAATAAGAGGTGTAATTGTTCCCATAATTGAAGCAATAATCACGACACAAAAAAGTGCAAAAGAAACTACTATTGAGAGAATAATTTCTCCACCAGTAAGAAGAACATTCGCCCCCAAAACAAAAATACCAATTACAAAACCATTGATAAGAGCAACCAAAAAGGATTTGAAAAGCCTACGCCACAAACTTTCCTGTAACCCTCCTGTATCTGCAAGTGCTTGGACAACCAAAGTAGAGGATTGAATCCCAACATTTCCACCTGTTGCAGTAATTAGAGGAATAAAAAATGCCATCGCAGGAACAGCTAATAATTGCCCTTCAAAAAGTCCTATAAATTTTGCTCCTAACATTCCTCCTACCATTCCAATCAAAAGCCAAGGCAATCTAGCACGAGAAAGCACCCAAACAGTATCATCTTCTTCTACATCTTCCGAAATACCAGCCATCGCCTGAATATCTTGCTCGGCTTGTTCAGTTATTACATCTAAAATATCATCAATCGTAATTCGACCCAAGAGCTGTTTGTTTACATTCACAACAGGAATAGCTTCTAAATCATATTTTTGCATAATATTGGCTACCTCTTCCTCATCTTGATAGGAATAAACTGAAATAATATCAGGCTCATAAATATCTGCAACCTTTGTAGTACTACGGTTCAAGACTAATTTTTTTATTCCAACTCTTCCCAAAAGGATATTATCATTATCTACTACATAAATCGAATAAATCTTTTCTACATTCTCAGCTTGTCTTCTTATTTCTTCCACACATTCTACAACTGTCCAATTTATATTTGCAGTAACAAATTCTTTTGCCATTAAACCTCCAGCACAATCCTCGTCATAATGCAATAAATCCATTACATCTTGTGGTTCTTCTACATGAGAAATTACTTCTTCTCTCATTTTAAGAGGAAGTTCATTCAAAATATCAGCAGCATCATCAGAATCGGTATAATCTAATATTTCAGCAACTTCAGAAGGTTGGTAAGTTTGTAAAAAATCAATGCGAATATCTGTATCCAAATCACTGATAATATTAGCACGAACTTGGTCAGGCAAAAGACCCAAAATGTAATGACACTCATCAGTTTCTAGCTCATCCAAAATAGCTGAAATATCAGCCGAATGAAGAATATCAGTGTGAGAAATTATGAAATCTGTATCTTTAGTGTGTACAGCTTCTGTAAATTGGTCTAAATAATCTTGAGTAAGTATAAAATTCACACAGGAATGGGTTTTGATGTAAAGAATAGTTTTTTCAAAGTTAAAGCTACTTATTAGAACTTACAATTAAGATGCAAAGTTTTAGAATTTTAATGAGGAATTAAAA contains:
- the mgtE gene encoding magnesium transporter, with the translated sequence MNFILTQDYLDQFTEAVHTKDTDFIISHTDILHSADISAILDELETDECHYILGLLPDQVRANIISDLDTDIRIDFLQTYQPSEVAEILDYTDSDDAADILNELPLKMREEVISHVEEPQDVMDLLHYDEDCAGGLMAKEFVTANINWTVVECVEEIRRQAENVEKIYSIYVVDNDNILLGRVGIKKLVLNRSTTKVADIYEPDIISVYSYQDEEEVANIMQKYDLEAIPVVNVNKQLLGRITIDDILDVITEQAEQDIQAMAGISEDVEEDDTVWVLSRARLPWLLIGMVGGMLGAKFIGLFEGQLLAVPAMAFFIPLITATGGNVGIQSSTLVVQALADTGGLQESLWRRLFKSFLVALINGFVIGIFVLGANVLLTGGEIILSIVVSFALFCVVIIASIMGTITPLILNKFDVNPAVASGPFITTANDLLGLAIYFSVAKLLFSMAV